In Bacillota bacterium, the genomic window AATGTCTGGTGCAACTTTTGGCCTACAGTCACAATCTGAGCCTCCTTCCTGAAGTATTTCCGGATCCTACCCTAGCTTGCCCAGTTCGGAGACTAGTTATAGGCCGAAGACGCTCGCCCAAATAAAAACCCGGCTTCAGCCGGGTGTTTGTAGATAAATTTTAGACTGCGCGGACTTCTTTTACTTCCGGGACCTGTTCTTTTAACGTGCGTTCGATGCCTTGTTTTAAGGTCATAGTGGCAAAGGGACAGCTACCGCAGCTGCCGGTAAGCTTCACGCTCACGATACCGGTGCTTTCATCAATATCCACCAGTTGGACATCGCCGCCATCTGCTTGCAAAGACGGACGTACTTTAGCCAAAGCCTGTTCAACCTTCTCCTTCAAACGAGCCACTCCTTTAATCTTCTATGGTGGTTACATTATACCACGAGCCTAGTTATTGATACAATTTAATTTAAGGGTGCGCTTGCCAGCGCGGTTCAGACTTGCTTTTGAGACGGTAGAGGAATTATAATCAAGGTGGCGGCTACCCGGTAAGGGTAGATAATTGCCACGATGAAGGCAAACATAAGCCGGGGAGGGGGTAGGGGGTATCTTGAGACGTACGCTGGCTGCACCCACGCATCGAAAGGACAAAGAATCTTCTTACGCAGCCGATAAGAGCAACATGCTCCAGCGGTTGCGCAAGATCGAGGGCCAGATACGGGGTATTCAAAGGATGATCAACGACGGCCGCTATTGTGTTGATATTCTTACTCAGCTTGCAGCGGCCCAGGCAGCCCTGAATAAAGTGGGCCTGATGGTGCTGGAGGATCATATTCGGGGTTGTGTGGCTCAGGCCATCCACGAGGACGGCGGAGCCGCGGCTGTGGACGAGCTGGTTTCCGTGGTGGAAAAATTCATCCGCTGAAGGTAAAAGGGGGCAGGTGCGGTGGCGGCGGACGGCTTGAGCGGACGCGATAAGTTTTTCTTTTTGCCGGTGGGTCTCATTCTTGTGGGGGCAGCGGTTTGGAACTGGCTCCACGGTTGGCACGACTTATATACACTGATTTGGTTTTTGGTGGGTGTTAACAACCTACTGTTAGTGGGGCAAAGAGTCTGGCCCCGACAGCGGCGTTATTTTAATGTCCTCATCCCCTTGGCCGGCATGGTATTAATTGTGGCTTCAGCCTATCTGCTGTGGACGTATATGAGGGGCCAGTAAAAACAAAGCAAAGGTTTACCAGCCAAACTTACCCAGCCCTCCCATATTAGGGGCGGGGTTTTTCTTTCTCTTCATATTTAAGAATGGACAGCATATAGATTTAGGGACAAAGCTATCGGGAGGGAAAGGCCGTGGGAATTGGCTATCGCTGGCACAGCCTGCGGCGGCGCCTGCGAACACTGGGAAGCGAGTCCCTACTTCTTCGCCAGTTCTTGGTGGCAGGGGTACTGTACCTGGCTGTTTGGGGGCTGGTGCAGCTAGATATGCCCTTGACCAGCAAGCTGGTACACTATATACATTGGTCGGTGGCAGATTACAAACCCGCCTTGAGCTGGGAACGAGTCCGGTCTTGGGGTGAAGAGAGTCTGCATTTACCGGCCCTGTCTGCTTTACGTTCCGGAGAACAAGGCTCTAGCAGCGTGTTATTATCGGGTTATATCTTCCCGGTAAAAGGCGGGCAGGTAATATCTCGTTACGGTTGGCGGTTGCATCCGATCTCAGGGGAAAAGCGCTTCCACCAAGGAATTGACATTGCGGCTCCGGCTGGAACTCCGATTAAAGCCATTGCCGCCGGCTATGTAAACCGTATCAGAGAGGAAGAGTTGTTAGGCACAGTATTAGAATTAAGTCACGGAAACGGCGTGGTCAGTCTGTACGGCCACTTGGACCAGGTATTGGTGGAGCCGAAGCAACTGATCAAACAAGGCGATGTGATTGCCACCGTGGGTAGCAGCGGTGTCAGCAGCGGCGTTCATCTGCATTTGGAGATTAAACAACGGGGTACCAATGTCGATCCGGCGATTAAACTCGGGGTGGTAGAGGAGACAGTGGTTCCCACGTTAGCGCCATCTTCCTACGAGGCCCCAGGTGAGGTCCCGGAATCCGCCCCTGGTGAGGAGCCGGCGGAAGAGCCGGCTGAAGAGCCGGCTGTAAAGGAAAGCGCCAGTTGAAAGTCGGCCGAATATTAGGTGTACAAGTTAAGGTCAACAGTTTCTTTCTGCTTATTTTGGTAGTTTACGGTGCTACCGGTTACTTAACGGAGGCGCTTTTGGTCTATGGCGCAGCTTTGCTGCATGAGATCGCCCATGCTGTGGTAGCCTGTTCCTACGGTCTCAAAATCGAAGAGATCGAGCTGCTGCCTTTTGGCGGCGTGGCTCGGATCAAAGACCTGGATCTATCCACATGGGATCCTAAGACCGAAGTGGCAGTGGCGTTGGCCGGACCGGTGGAAAACCTGGTACTGGCGGGGGCAGCGTGGATATTGGCCGGCTACGGAGTCTGGAATATCTCCTTGGCCGGTTTGTTCTTACAAGCGAATCTGGCTGTTGCTGCATTTAACCTGCTTCCGGCCTGGCCTTTGGACGGAGGGCGTATTCTTAGAGCGTATTTGGCCCAGCGCCTGTCCTGGCGCCAGGCCACTGAGATCGCAGCCCGGTTGGGTCAGGCCCTGGGGGCTGTTTTGGTTTGCTTAGGGCTGGTACTGATGCGCCACGGTCTCTTATTTTTTAATATAGCTGTTCTGGGAGGGTTTCTGTGGGCTGTGGCCGCAACTGAAGAGCGCTGGGCCGGTTTGGTGTTGTTACGTTACTTGGCGCATAAACGTCGCGGCTTGCAGACCGGGGAAGTGGTGAAAGGGGAAGTGCTGGCTGCCGCCGGCGAAACCACGCTACGGGACCTAACGAAGCGATTTGTGGCCGGCCGTTACCATTTAGTTTACGTATTGGACAAAGACCATAAGATTATGGCTATAATAAGTGAGGATGAGGTTATAATGGGCCTGTTCACTTACGGACCTGACATGACGTTGTCCCGATTGGTACGGCGCAACTGACCGGGAAGATAAGCGGCGATAACAGGAGTTTTCTACTACCACGGAGAAATACCCACATGGTCAGCCGGGGTATTTTTACCTTAGACTGGAGATGGCAACATGAGCAACATCAAGTCGCAGCTAAACAATATTCTGCCGCGGGTGGAGAAACCGGCCCGCTACATAGGCGGGGAATGGAATATAGTTAGGAAGGATCATGGTACCACGGCCGTTAAAATGGCCTTGGCCTTTCCCGACCTGTACGATGTGGGCATGTCGCATCTTGGTTCCCATATTCTTTATCAGGTGGTAAACGCCCGCTCCGATGCCTTGCTGGAACGGGTTTATGCCCCCTGGGGGGATATGGAACAGGAGCTGAGACAGGCAGGACTGCCGTTATTTAGTTTGGAGACGAAAACGCCGCTGGGGGATTTCGATCTGGTAGGCTTCACACTGCAATACGAAATGGCTTACACCAATATCCTTAACATGCTGGATCTGGCTCAGATACCGATCCGGTCAGCAAAGAGGCAAGAAGGAGACCCGTTTGTGTTGGCAGGGGGGCCGTGCGCCTATAATCCCGAGCCCTTAGCTCCGTTCTTGGACTTGGTGGTCTTAGGAGAAGGGGAAGAGGTGCTGGGGGAAATTATCGACGTATTTAAAGATTGGAAACTAAGACAGGGCCGAAGACGGGAGTTCTTGGCGGCGGCAGCCCAGGTGCCCGGTGTATATGTACCGGAGTTTTATGCTGTCTACTATAGCTCCCAGGGACATATAACCAGTGTTTGCCCCACCGAGCCCGGTGCTCCGGAGCGGGTCCAGAAGCGAGTGCTGCGGAAGCTGGACCTAGCCCCGTTTTCCACCCAGCCGGTGGTGCCGTACATGGACGTGGTTCATAACCGGGGCATGCTGGAACTGTTCCGCGGCTGCACGCGAGGCTGCCGTTTTTGTCAAGCCGGAATGATTTACCGCCCGGTGCGGGAGCGCAGCCGAGACACCCTACTTAAACAGGCCCGAGAATTACTGGCGGCCACCGGCTATGATGAGATTTCTCTCAGTTCTCTCTCCAGCTTGGACTACTCCGAGATTGAAGGGCTGATCGACGATTTGGTCTCAGACTGTGGGTCGGCCGGGGTACGGGTGTCACTGCCTTCGCTTCGGGCCGACAGCTTTGCCATTAAGCAGGCCCAAAAGCTTCAGCCCTTGCGGCGCTCCAGCCTAACTTTAGCACCGGAGGCCGGCAGCCAGCGTCTGCGCGACGTGATCAACAAGAATGTAACGGAAGACGATTTACTGGCTGCAGTAACAGCGGCTACAGCCGCCGGCTGGCGTGCCTTCAAGCTCTATTTCATGATCGGTTTGCCCACAGAGACAGACGAAGATGTGGTGGCCATCGCCACTTTGGCTTACAAAGTGGCTAACCTTAAGGTGGACAGCGGACAGATTGCCCGGGTGACTGTGTCTACATCTAACTTTGTGCCCAAGGCTCACACACCGTTTCAATGGGAAGGACAACTGCCGCGGGAAGAACTAAGGCGAAGGCAGTTGCTCTTAAACGGTAAAATCAAAGGCCGAAAAGTAGAACACCGCTGGCACGACCCGGAGCAGAGTTTTTTGGAAGCTGCATTTTCCCGCGGAGACCGGCGGCTGGCAGCTCCTCTAGAACGGGCTTGGCGGTTGGGATGCCGGCTAGATGGCTGGAGTGAGTATTTCCGCTTTGACCTATGGGAACAGGCCTTTGCTGATACCGGCCTAGATCCGGGGTTTTACGCCAACCGTACTATTTCGGCAAGGGAGATATTGCCTTGGGATCATTTGAGCCCTGGTGTTAGCCGTGACTTTTTGCAGGCAGAGCGGATGCGGGCTGTAAAAGGTCTCACTACCCCTGACTGCAGTCGTGAGCGTTGCCAGGTCTGCGGCGTGTGTTCGGCCCTACAACTGCCAGTCAGGCAGCGAGGTGAACAACCATGAAGATCCGGGCCAGAATAGCTAAAGGTGAAGCTGTTCGTTTTATTTCCCATTTGGACTTCGCCGGTGCAGTGGAAAAAGCGGTTCGCCGGGCCGAGCTCCCTCTGGCTTTAAGCCGTGGGTTTACGCCGCGATTGAAGATTAGCTTTGCATCGGCGTTAGCTTTAGGAGCGACTTCCGAAGCTGAATACGCCGATTTTGAACTTGAGACTCGGATATCGGTGTCGGAATTTGTGCGGTGCCTAAATCAGCAGTTACCGGAGGGAATAGAGATTTTGGCTGCTGCTCAAGTGGCTGCTAATGCACCTTCACTCATGGCCAAGGTATGTGCCGCTTCGTATCGCGTCACCGCCAAGCTACCACCGGCTGCTGAAGGACGGTCAGAATGTCTGTGGAACCGGTTTTTGCAGCAGAATGAGATCGTAATTACCAAGATTACCAAACGCAGGACCAGGCAAGTTGACATCCGCCCCTTAGTTCTAAGAACGCGGTTTTACCCCCGACCAGGGGACAGCAGGTGGGACTTATTGGTTGCCACCGGAGCGGCTGGAAATTTAAGGCCGGAGGAGCTGCTACAGGCTTTCTTTGCCTACAGCGGCTTGGAAGGAGAAGTTACTCATATTCACCGAACCGGACTGTTTATTGAACGTTATGGACAGCTGATGTCGCCTTTAGCCCGGCTGCGCCTAGCGGAAGAACTGGGGGAAGAACAGTGAAAACAGAGATTTTAGTTCACGCTACGGCCGAGGAAACCTGGGTGGCGGTATTAGAAGATCGAGTGTTAATGGAACTGTATGTGGATCAAGGCGGGGCCGAGCGCTTTGGCGGCAACATCTATAAGGGCCGGGTGAAGAATGTGTTACCAGGGATGCAAGCGGCGTTTGTGGATATTGGCCTGGAGCGCAATGCATTTTTGTATGTAGCCGATACGGAGAGAAAGGGCAAGTCTAACTTAACGCGAAACAACAAGTCGGCCAACATCAAAGAAGTGCTGCAGCCGGGACAACAAGTAGTGGTGCAGGTGGTAAAAGAGCCAACCGAGACTAAGGGTGCCCGAGTTAGCATGCATCTTTCCCTGCCAGGACGGAACTTAGTTCTTATGCCGGGAGCAGATCATGTGGGAGTGTCGCGGCAAATTCAGGATGAGAAGGAACGGGAACGGCTGCGGCAGGCAGCTGGAAACATTAAGCCAGCCGGCATGGGACTCATTGTCCGTACAGTGGCGGCCGGCATGGAAGAGGATGAATTTGCACAAGACATGGATTTTCTGCTACGGCTGCACAAGACTATTAAACGGCGGAGCCGAGCCCGGACTGCCCCGGCGTTGTTGTACCGAGACCTGGACTTGGTTTACCGTATTGTCCGTGATCTGTTTACACCGAGTGTAGATCGGTTTGTGGTGGACAGTCGGGAGGTGTACGAACGTACGCTGGAGTTGCTGAGTATTATGGGCCCGGAACTGCAAGATCGAGTAGAATACTTCGAGCCGGGGCAGGATCTGCTGCTCACCTACGCGTTAGAGGCCGATGTGGAAAAAACATTCCGACGCAAAGTATGGCTCAAATGCGGGGGCTACATAGTGGTGGATCAGACTGAGGCCCTTACGGCCATCGATGTCAATACTGGGAAATTTGTCGGCAGCACTTCTCTTCAAGCTACGGTGCTGAAAACTAACCTAGAAGCCGTAAAGGAGATTGCCCGCCAGATTCGACTCCGCAACATCGGCGGTATTATTGTGGTGGATTTTATTGACATGGATGACCCCAGCGCTAAGAATCAGGTGGTACAGGCGTTGGAGAAGCAGCTTAGGCGCGATAAGGTTAAGGCGCAAGTGTTGGGGCTGACCAAGTTAGGCTTGGTGGAGATCACCCGCAAGAAAGAACGCCGCAGTTTAGAGAGCGTGTTTTTAAGGCCGTGTCCTTATTGTGACGGTAAAGGGAAGATACTATCGGAACAAGCGGTAGGCCTTAAGGTCCGGCGCGAGATTCACCGGTTGTTGGCTCAGCAGCCGGTAGGTGCGCTCTTGGTGGAAGCCCACCCTTCCGTAGCCGCGGTGCTGATCGGCCCTGGCGGCAAGAGCCTGAAAGCGCTGGAGAAGCAAGTGGGCATTCCGGTTCAAGTGCGGGGAGTGGAGAGCCTGCATAGTCGGGATTTTGCCCTGATACCGCTTACTTCTAAAGAGGAATTGTGGGCAGCGGCGGTACCGGTTAGAGCCGGGCAAGTTATTGCGGCCCCGGTTGAAGAACGCCACCTGACAAGAACCCAGGACGGTGTAGCCCGGGTGGAGGGCTTTGTTATTAATGTGGAAGACGGGGCTGCCTTTGTCGGTCAGACGGTGCGATTGAAGATAACTAAGGTGTTGCGCACTTACGCCAAAGCCCAGGTGGTCGATGACAATTTGTAGGGCTGCGGGGCTGCGGTTTTCGTTGACGCAGTCATCTGGGTATGCTAAAATGGGGCGGTAAGCGATAGCGCTCGGAGCGGGCCGGGCATACTGCCTTCTCCGGCGAAGATATTGATATGGAGGTGGGAAAATGTATGCAGTGATTGCCACTGGCGGTAAGCAGTACCGAGTTGAGCCAGGCGATGTGATTAAGGTGGAAAAATTATCCCAGGAGCCGGAGGACCTAGTGGAATTTGAACAGGTCCTGCTGGTGTCAAGTGAGGATGGGGTCAAGGTGGGCGATCCGGTGGTTTCCGGGGCTAAGGTTACGGCTAAGGTGCTTGAGCAGGGAAAAGGACGTAAAATCCATGGTTTAAAGTATCGAGCCAAAGCGAACTATCGGCGCCGCTACGGACATCGGCAGCAGTACACTAAGGTTGAAATTCAGGAGATTTTGGGTTGAGCCATGATCACCGTCCAACTGTGGCACCGCGGTCAGGGCAAGATCGTCGGCTTTATGGTGGCTGGCCATGCCGGCTACGCCCCTAAAGGTACCGATATTGTTTGTGCAGCCGTATCGGCTGTGACCCAGGCAGCATTACTGGGACTGACAGAGCATCTGGGACTCAATCCTAAGGTGGAGATCAGGACAGGGTATTTGTCCTGTATGTTAACTCCAGGTAGTGAAGAGAATAAAGCGGTGCAGGCGATTTTAGCCACGTTGGCGCTGGCACTGAACGATATTGCCACTCAGTATCCGGGTCGGATACGGTTGAAGGAGGTGGAGTCATGAGATTTATGGATTTGCAGCTCTTCGCCCACAAGAAAGGTATGGGTAGTTCCCGTAACGGGCGTGATAGTCAATCCCAGCGGTTAGGGGTGAAACGATTCGGCGGCCAGTTCGTAACTGCCGGTAGCATTCTGGTTCGGCAGCGAGGAACCAAGATCCACCCCGGGCAAAATGTCGGTCTCGGCAAAGACCACACCTTGTTTGCCAAGATCGATGGCGTGGTTATGTTCGAGCAGAGAACCGGCGGACGCCGGCAAGTAAGCGTTCAGCCGGCGGTGGCCGGAAAATAATAACGAGCACCCCGCTAAGAGGGTGCTTTTTTCATCCAATAAGAGGATTAGTGCTCTTTGTGGAGAATATAGCCACTACTCAGACATGAGGGGGTGGCTGTTGTGAAGCAGATAGGTAATATTGTCGGTCCCAGCAGCGGTCTACTACTGGCAGGCAGCTTGCTGGTATTGATAGCCCCCACCTACAGCTACTTTCATACCAAATCGTTAGCTGGTATGATCTTTTGCAGCAGTCTTCTTGTCATAAGCGGAATTGCAGTTGGTTATTACTATGCCCAGCGGCAGTTATGTTCTAATTTAACCAGGTGTTCAGGCTGTATTGATGTGGTGAGAATTCTGCAAGTGCAGCATCATGATTTTCTTAATCATTTACAGGTGTTAGGCGGGTTGGCTCAGCTAAGAAAACCGGAGCGAGTGATGGAATATATTTACGACACGGCCCGAGAGCTGGACCGTGAACGAACATTGACCAAGCTGCTTCCGGCTGAGGCGGGACTGTTATTGCTTAGCTGGTACCAACATCTGCGCGAACAAGGTGTTTCCTTTGGTATTGAAGTAACTAATGATCTGTCTCAAACGGTTAATGGCCTGGCTCTGGCAACGCTGCTCACTGAGCTGTTCACCTTTCTGCTAAGTCCCGACTTCGGACTGCGGGAGCTTAAACTAAGGAGCAGCAGCCAAGAATTGGAGCTCATTGCCTTCGGTCAGGGCCGTCTGCCTATGACGTCGTTGGTTAGGGCCCGCGAGCTGGCGCGCAAGATCGGTGGTACAATATTGGTAGATCAACAGAACGACACGGTACAGATTAGGATGCAGCTTCAACAGCTGCAGCAGATACTAGGGAAGAAGTAGGTGGCAGAAGTAATGTTTTATGATACAGCCAAGATTTTTGTCAAAGGCGGTGATGGCGGCAACGGTTGCATCAGCTTTCGGCGCGAAAAATATGTACCCCGAGGCGGCCCTAATGGGGGCGATGGAGGCCGCGGCGGGGATGTGGTCTTTCTGGCCGATGAAGGTCTACATACTTTGGTGGATTTTCGTTATCGGGCCCATTTCAAGGCCCCGCGGGGCCAACACGGTCGGGGCAGTAATATGCATGGGGCCGATGCTGCGGACTTGGTTGTACGGGTACCGGCCGGTACGGTGGTAAAGGACGCAGAAACCGGCGCCGTTATAGCCGATCTTACCGGCCACGGCCAAAGGTTGATCGCTGCTCAGGGCGGTCGCGGCGGTCGGGGCAATGCCCGCTTCTTGTCCAATATAAACCGGGTGCCGCGCCTGGCGGAAAAAGGTGAACCAGGGCAAGAAGGATGGGTGCTGCTGGAGCTGAAGCTGCTGGCCGATGTAGGTTTGGTGGGCTATCCCAATGCCGGCAAATCTACTTTGCTGGCTGCCTGCACGGCCGCAAAACCGAAAATAGCTGACTATCCTTTTACTACCCTGGAGCCCAATCTGGGAGTGGTTAAAATCGACCAAGAGAGCTTTGTGCTGGCCGACATTCCGGGCCTAATCGAAGGTGCCCATGCCGGAGCCGGTTTGGGCCAGGAATTTTTGCGTCATCTGGAGCGTACCCGGGTGCTCATTCATGTGGTGGATACTGCCGGTACCGAGGGTAGGGATCCGGTAAAAGACTACACCACTATCAATGCCGAGCTTCTGTCCTATGACCGGCGGCTGGCTGAATTACCCCAAGTGGTTGCGGCTAATAAGATGGACCTGCCGGATGCCGATACCAATTTACCCGGCTTGGCGAAAGTAGCGGCGGGCCACGGGCGTCGCCTATTTCCTATTTCCGCCGTTACCAGGCACGGTTTGAACGAACTGCTATATCATATAGCAGCGGTGCTAAGAAGCCTACCGGCTCCAACTGAGGGGCAGGAACAGCCGCAGGAAGTTATTTATCGGCTGCCGGAACAAGAGGCCGGTTTTAACATTAGGCGAGCCGGTGGCATATTTGTTATTGAGGGGCGGGAACTGGAACGACTGGTGGCCATGACTGATTTCAACCAGGAACAGGCGGTGGCGCGTTTTCAGCGCCTAACAGCCAAAATGGGTCTGGAGCAAGCTTTGGCCGAGGCCGGTGCCAAGGCAGGTGATGTAGTGCGTATTGGCAGTCAGGAATTGACGTATCAGCCAGGATTGATAGAATAATGATGGAGGTCGGGACTGGGCATGAAATGCCTAGATTGCGGCAACTGCCGACAAGGGGAAACAGTGTACTATTGCCCGGCCAGAGATGAGTTTGTTATTCAACAAGAGCCGGGCCGAGTGCGGATCAAAGAGCGTCGGTTAGATTATGCTGAGGACGACAAACCGGGACCGAGCCGGCGCAAGCGAAGCCGGCGTGAGCGCGAGTCCTAACTAATTGGTGCAAACTGTGTTATTATAGGAATAACTACTGGTGTTGGGAGGCAGGGAAGGGTGGAGGGTGAGTTAGGGATCCGGCTGGGTATCATGGGGGGCACTTTTGATCCTATTCACTACGGGCACCTGGTGACAGCAGAGGCGGCCCGAACAGCATTTAATCTAGACCAAGTACTGTTTGTGCCGAACCGGTTACCGCCCCACAAAAAAGATTATCAGGTATCAGAAGCTAAAGACCGTTATTTAATGGCTGTATTGGCCACCATCACTAACAAATACTTTGAAGCTTCCCGCCTGGAGCTGGATCGAGCAGGGATTTCATATACTATTGACTCCTTGCGGGCTCTCCGAGCCGCCCATGGACCGGAAGCGGAGCTGCACTTCATCAGTGGAGCCGACGCCATCTTGGATCTGTTAGGGTGGAAGGATGTGGACGAGCTGTTGGCGCTGTGCTATTTTATCGCGGCTACGCGGCCGGGCTACCAGTTGAGCGAACAATTACAGCGGCTCCAGGAAGATTATCCCAATCGGGTGTTCCGGGTGGAGGTGCCGGCGCTGGCCATTTCATCCACCGACATTCGCCGCCGGGTAGAGCTAGGAAAATCCATTAAGTATTTGTTACCGGAGCCGGTGGAACACTACATTTATAAGAACAAACTTTACCTCTCCCCGGAAGAATCGAAGTAAATTTTTGCATCAGCTGAGCAGGAATGTCTATACTAAACGTAGAAACATAGGAAGAGTTCGAGGTTCCTGGCCTCAGAAAGGTAGGTGATGGTGAATGAAGACCATCTATGTTGGCAATCTGCCGTGGGCTACTACAGAAGACGAGCTGGCCTCGGTGTTTGCTGAGAAGACAGGTGTAGAAGTCCAGGCTAGCCGCATCATTACGGATCGTGAGACCGGACGTTCCCGTGGGTTCGGGTTCGTCGAGGTTGCCGATAATGATTTGGAGAAGTGCTTGGAAGCAATGCAGGGTACAGAGTTGGACGGTCGCGAACTTGTTGTTAATGAGGCTCGCGCCAGGCAGAATCGCTTCTAACTAGGAATCAAAGGGGTCTTCGCGGCTTGTCCACGAAGACCTTTTTGATTTGGCAAAGGACGGTCAGCAGCCATGTATAGCTACGAACAGATGAAGACAAAACTCAAAGGATCTTTATCCCGACAGCGCTACCTGCACTCGCTTGGGGTGGCTGAGACAGCAAAAAAGCTAGCTCAGCTCTACGGAGGCGATGCCAACAAGGCTTACCTGGCCGGTTTGTTACACGATTGTGCCAAGGGACTTAGTAATCACCACCTGTTGCAAACAGCGATAGCCTTTGGTATAGTAAGGAATGATGATACCGAGGAGGTTTGTCCCGATCTCTTGCATGGCTCGG contains:
- a CDS encoding RNA-binding protein; translation: MKTIYVGNLPWATTEDELASVFAEKTGVEVQASRIITDRETGRSRGFGFVEVADNDLEKCLEAMQGTELDGRELVVNEARARQNRF